The proteins below are encoded in one region of Rhodothermus profundi:
- a CDS encoding pyridoxine 5'-phosphate synthase → MTRLLVNIDHVATLRNARQEAFPDPVQAAVLCELAGADGIVFHLREDRRHITDRDVFRLKEVVQGKLDFELSTNEEIVAICCQVRPHLATLVPERREEITTEGGLDVIANRTRLQEVIPRLFEAGIEEVALFVDPDLRQIEAAREVGANAIELHTGNFANARTEAARRAEAEKLAAAARKAHALGLQVHAGHGLNYHNYPLFRETVPHIHEVSIGFAIIARAVLVGLETAVREMRRLVKGY, encoded by the coding sequence GTGACCCGCCTGCTTGTCAACATCGACCACGTAGCCACCCTGCGCAACGCCCGACAGGAGGCGTTTCCGGATCCGGTGCAGGCAGCCGTGCTGTGCGAGCTGGCTGGCGCCGATGGCATCGTCTTTCACCTTCGGGAAGATCGCCGGCACATTACGGACCGAGACGTTTTCCGCCTAAAGGAGGTTGTGCAAGGCAAGCTGGACTTCGAGCTATCGACCAACGAAGAAATTGTAGCCATCTGCTGTCAGGTGCGCCCCCACCTGGCTACGCTGGTGCCGGAACGGCGCGAAGAGATCACCACTGAAGGCGGACTGGACGTAATCGCTAACCGAACGCGCCTCCAGGAGGTCATTCCGCGACTGTTCGAGGCCGGCATCGAGGAAGTAGCCCTGTTTGTCGATCCGGATTTACGTCAGATCGAAGCAGCCCGCGAAGTAGGCGCCAACGCGATCGAACTGCACACCGGCAACTTTGCCAACGCCCGCACCGAAGCGGCGCGCCGCGCAGAAGCCGAAAAACTGGCAGCAGCCGCCCGCAAAGCGCATGCGCTGGGGTTGCAGGTCCATGCCGGGCACGGGCTTAACTACCACAACTATCCCCTCTTCCGAGAAACCGTCCCCCACATTCACGAAGTGTCTATTGGCTTTGCCATCATTGCACGCGCCGTGTTGGTGGGACTGGAAACGGCCGTGCGCGAAATGCGTCGGCTCGTGAAGGGTTACTGA
- the era gene encoding GTPase Era has product MEPEKTQSTPSLLIDPAQLPPDHRSGYVAIVGKPNVGKSTLMNALLGHKLSIVTPKPQTTRHRILGILSGDTFQIIFLDTPGVLKKTRYKLHEHMLRTVDRAVADADLVLFMAEATQRAPDTISLNHLGNRPAILALNKMDLVRQEQVLPLVDAYMKLYPFEAVVPISALTGYNLDVLLKEIIHRLPPGPPFYPKDQLSEHPERFFVAEIIREKIFEQFREEIPYAAQVNIVDYKERPEGKDFIDAEIVVERPTQKAILIGKGGQALKRLGTAARQEIEAFLGRPIYLQLHVKVREDWRNRDRLLRSYGY; this is encoded by the coding sequence ATGGAACCAGAAAAAACGCAATCCACTCCTTCCCTGCTGATTGATCCAGCCCAACTGCCGCCCGATCATCGAAGCGGTTACGTGGCCATCGTGGGAAAACCCAACGTGGGCAAAAGCACCCTGATGAACGCGCTGCTGGGCCACAAGCTGTCGATCGTTACCCCTAAACCTCAAACAACCCGCCATCGCATCCTGGGTATCCTTTCCGGCGATACCTTCCAGATTATCTTTCTGGACACGCCAGGCGTGCTCAAGAAAACCCGCTATAAACTCCACGAACACATGCTGCGCACCGTAGATCGGGCAGTCGCTGACGCCGATCTCGTACTGTTTATGGCCGAGGCTACGCAACGCGCGCCGGACACAATCAGCCTGAACCACCTCGGAAATCGACCGGCAATTTTAGCCCTGAACAAAATGGACCTGGTGCGCCAGGAGCAGGTGCTTCCGCTCGTAGATGCCTACATGAAACTGTATCCTTTTGAAGCCGTCGTGCCGATCTCGGCCCTGACTGGCTACAACCTAGACGTCTTACTCAAAGAAATTATCCATCGACTACCACCAGGCCCTCCCTTCTATCCTAAAGATCAGCTCAGCGAGCATCCCGAGCGTTTCTTCGTGGCCGAAATCATCCGGGAAAAAATCTTTGAGCAATTCCGCGAGGAAATCCCTTATGCAGCCCAGGTCAACATTGTGGACTATAAAGAGCGCCCAGAAGGAAAGGACTTCATCGACGCAGAAATCGTGGTCGAACGCCCCACGCAAAAGGCAATTTTGATCGGAAAAGGGGGCCAGGCCCTCAAACGTCTGGGAACCGCAGCGCGCCAGGAGATCGAAGCGTTTCTAGGACGGCCGATCTATCTGCAACTGCACGTCAAGGTGCGCGAAGACTGGCGCAACCGTGATCGACTCTTGCGTTCCTATGGCTACTGA
- a CDS encoding 4-phosphoerythronate dehydrogenase: protein MWLHPGLQRPLRIVADENIPLAREAFRGFGVVRSFPADQITPATVRNCDVLLVRSVTRVDATLLDGSRVQFVGSATSGVDHVDLAYLQARGIAFAYAPGANADAVVEYVLAALLELAVRQHISLRGRVVGIVGCGHIGGRLARRLPALGVEVLCCDPPLAEQTGRTDFVSLATILEEADIVSLHVPLTRTGPHATYHLIDAKALARMRPSAWLLNTSRGAVVDSRALLAARHRGYPGGVVLDVWEDEPTPDPELVARVDIATPHIAGHSYDGKVRATLMLASALAQHLELPLQSDDSELLQPQPGDRLDLIPPDSRLPETLWLAELVRQMYDIAADDARFRIVMQGGTPAQRAERFLELRRTYPRRRSFSLHRMERAFVPAALQEAVTVGLGVQLIEAETVAQ, encoded by the coding sequence ATGTGGCTGCATCCCGGGTTGCAGCGTCCCCTGCGCATCGTTGCAGACGAAAATATTCCGCTTGCCCGCGAAGCTTTCCGGGGATTCGGGGTAGTGCGGTCGTTTCCTGCGGATCAGATTACGCCGGCCACGGTGCGTAATTGCGACGTGCTTCTGGTGCGCAGCGTTACCCGAGTCGATGCGACGTTGCTGGACGGCAGCCGCGTTCAGTTTGTGGGGTCTGCCACGAGCGGCGTTGATCATGTTGATCTGGCCTATTTGCAGGCGCGAGGGATTGCTTTTGCCTATGCCCCGGGCGCCAATGCGGATGCGGTCGTTGAGTATGTGCTGGCAGCTTTGCTAGAGCTGGCGGTGCGGCAGCATATTTCGCTGCGAGGACGAGTGGTTGGCATTGTTGGTTGTGGCCATATTGGGGGACGACTGGCCCGGCGACTGCCTGCGCTGGGGGTAGAGGTGCTTTGCTGCGATCCGCCGTTGGCGGAGCAGACGGGACGCACCGACTTCGTGTCGCTCGCTACAATCCTGGAAGAAGCTGACATCGTGTCGTTGCACGTGCCGCTGACGCGCACCGGGCCTCATGCTACCTATCATCTGATCGATGCAAAAGCGCTGGCGCGCATGCGTCCGTCGGCCTGGTTATTGAACACGTCGCGTGGTGCTGTGGTGGACAGCCGGGCTCTCTTAGCGGCCCGGCATCGAGGGTATCCGGGAGGCGTGGTGCTGGACGTCTGGGAAGATGAGCCCACGCCCGACCCCGAACTGGTGGCGCGCGTGGACATTGCCACACCGCACATTGCGGGGCATTCGTATGATGGTAAGGTTCGGGCCACGCTTATGCTGGCCAGCGCGCTGGCGCAGCACCTTGAGCTACCGCTTCAGTCGGACGATAGCGAGCTGTTGCAGCCTCAACCCGGTGATCGGTTAGATTTGATTCCGCCGGATAGCCGATTGCCTGAAACGTTGTGGTTGGCCGAGCTGGTGCGCCAGATGTACGACATTGCTGCTGATGATGCCCGTTTTCGGATTGTGATGCAGGGGGGTACGCCCGCCCAGCGGGCCGAACGCTTCTTAGAGCTGCGCCGCACCTATCCGCGTCGCCGTAGCTTTTCCCTGCATCGGATGGAGCGCGCGTTTGTCCCAGCAGCGCTGCAAGAAGCGGTTACGGTTGGACTGGGCGTACAGCTTATCGAAGCGGAAACCGTGGCTCAGTAG
- a CDS encoding cell wall hydrolase — MRSKRTAGILLALLLLGGLLVFHTDRLLGDTAPQTAVDTTQVYIELDSLKDVRAHLIRLGARRLPPVPPEAIDTETLWLARVIYSETKRPEEMELVAWVVRNRVETQYRGKATYRDVVLDPFQFSAFIPYNPRRHYYLRLTPHSRAPGWQQALSIAYYVRFADTTHRPFSIRTRHFYSEQSMTGRLLPVWAEGVHPIRPMRYQVDERRFRFYEDIS, encoded by the coding sequence ATGAGAAGCAAGCGAACAGCAGGTATCCTGCTGGCGCTGCTCCTTCTGGGCGGACTCCTGGTCTTTCATACAGACCGGTTGCTGGGGGACACAGCTCCCCAGACGGCAGTGGATACAACGCAGGTGTACATAGAGCTTGATTCCCTGAAGGACGTGCGGGCCCACCTGATTCGACTGGGGGCGCGTCGGCTGCCCCCGGTTCCCCCTGAAGCCATTGATACAGAAACGCTCTGGCTGGCCCGCGTGATTTATTCAGAAACCAAGCGGCCTGAAGAGATGGAGCTGGTCGCGTGGGTCGTCCGCAACCGCGTCGAGACGCAGTACCGCGGCAAAGCGACCTACCGCGACGTCGTGCTCGATCCGTTTCAGTTCAGCGCCTTTATTCCGTACAATCCGCGTCGGCATTACTACCTGCGTCTGACGCCGCACTCTAGAGCGCCTGGCTGGCAGCAGGCGCTCAGCATCGCGTATTACGTACGATTTGCCGACACCACGCACCGGCCGTTTTCTATCCGCACGCGCCATTTCTATAGTGAGCAATCCATGACAGGCCGCCTGCTGCCTGTCTGGGCCGAAGGCGTCCATCCTATCCGACCTATGCGCTATCAGGTAGACGAGCGGCGTTTCCGGTTTTATGAAGATATCTCCTGA
- a CDS encoding endonuclease/exonuclease/phosphatase family protein — MMTRRLESLLLIVFLLLPACRQTEPEPEVVEYPRTGLFVPEPPPQYQSEGIRIATLNTFFLFDGYGDEGQADFPHKGNPEAARRHRARIAQVLRMINADLVVLQEVENAAVLQRMVAEDLPDLNYKVYFVQGHDTFTGQDVAVLSRLPVEKIGRTEERVPVAGTDDTYGVSKNIWVRLYLGDLPATIIGVHFLSRPNDPHRKPRREAQAEVIRRLVERELAAGRAVAVIGDFNDYDETVPDLNGNRPITRVLALVKAAGPSPDDDLYNVMAEVPQHDRFTVFYDADEDGQVEWPELSAIDHILLSPRLRARLREVHYVQAYDPRTITDHFPVVITLAPR, encoded by the coding sequence ATGATGACACGCCGCCTGGAGTCTCTCCTGCTGATTGTTTTCCTACTCCTGCCTGCCTGCCGACAGACCGAGCCGGAACCTGAAGTTGTTGAGTATCCTCGCACCGGGCTGTTTGTCCCCGAACCTCCCCCTCAATACCAGAGCGAAGGCATCCGAATCGCCACCCTCAACACATTCTTTCTCTTCGACGGGTATGGCGACGAAGGCCAGGCAGACTTTCCCCACAAAGGAAACCCCGAAGCTGCCCGTCGTCACCGCGCACGCATTGCACAGGTGCTGCGCATGATCAACGCAGATCTAGTAGTTCTTCAAGAGGTAGAAAACGCAGCCGTGCTTCAGCGCATGGTCGCCGAAGACTTGCCCGATCTGAACTACAAGGTCTACTTTGTCCAGGGACACGACACGTTTACCGGTCAGGACGTCGCGGTACTCTCTCGACTCCCTGTTGAAAAAATCGGCCGCACCGAAGAGCGCGTGCCGGTGGCAGGCACCGACGACACCTACGGCGTCAGCAAAAACATCTGGGTACGCCTCTACCTGGGCGATCTGCCGGCTACTATCATTGGCGTGCACTTCCTGTCGCGTCCCAACGATCCCCACCGCAAACCCCGCCGCGAAGCGCAAGCAGAAGTCATCCGCCGACTGGTTGAACGCGAGCTGGCTGCCGGCCGCGCCGTAGCCGTAATTGGCGACTTCAACGACTACGATGAAACTGTGCCCGACTTGAATGGCAACCGCCCCATTACGCGCGTCCTGGCTCTTGTCAAGGCAGCCGGCCCTTCCCCTGACGACGATCTTTACAACGTAATGGCCGAAGTGCCCCAGCACGACCGTTTTACCGTCTTCTACGACGCCGACGAAGACGGACAGGTAGAATGGCCCGAACTATCAGCCATCGACCACATCTTACTCTCTCCTCGACTCCGCGCCCGCCTGCGCGAAGTGCACTACGTGCAGGCCTACGACCCCCGCACCATTACCGACCACTTTCCCGTCGTCATTACACTGGCTCCCCGTTAA
- a CDS encoding outer membrane beta-barrel protein: protein MTRQKVALHMLYVVLALLVLPSGAARAQLGMSVGLNFNRLSDIKVGDAQATFDNSQGWHVAIWFDLPLGPVAIRPGLRYMDAGALYQGFQDDLSDQPVPEGFDVSLLEIPIDVRYRMTLPFLTPYVMAGPVLRFPSQADREIEDNLKAFSLAGSLGVGVEVNLLGLRLYPELQYTFGITAFADEFSVGDVAFVPDARQHLNAVMLRVGIAL, encoded by the coding sequence ATGACCAGGCAGAAAGTTGCGCTGCACATGCTGTATGTAGTTCTTGCGCTGCTCGTGTTACCCTCGGGTGCAGCTCGGGCGCAATTGGGCATGTCGGTAGGACTCAACTTTAACCGGCTCAGCGATATTAAAGTGGGGGACGCGCAGGCTACGTTCGACAATAGCCAGGGATGGCATGTGGCGATCTGGTTTGATTTGCCGCTGGGACCGGTGGCCATTCGGCCGGGGCTGCGTTACATGGATGCAGGGGCGCTGTACCAGGGTTTTCAGGACGACCTGTCGGATCAGCCGGTGCCTGAAGGGTTCGACGTATCGCTTCTGGAGATTCCCATTGACGTGCGCTATCGGATGACGTTGCCATTTCTGACGCCTTATGTGATGGCTGGACCGGTGTTGCGTTTTCCGTCGCAGGCAGACAGAGAAATTGAAGACAATTTGAAGGCGTTCAGTCTGGCAGGAAGCCTGGGAGTAGGGGTGGAGGTCAACTTGCTTGGGCTGCGGCTCTACCCGGAGTTGCAGTACACATTTGGTATTACGGCATTTGCCGACGAGTTCAGTGTGGGGGATGTGGCCTTTGTTCCGGATGCGCGTCAGCATCTGAATGCGGTGATGCTGCGGGTAGGAATTGCGTTGTAA
- the bshA gene encoding N-acetyl-alpha-D-glucosaminyl L-malate synthase BshA, whose amino-acid sequence MRIGISCYPVYGGSGVVATELGKALAARGHQIHFIAYSMPFRLSHITERIYFHEVNVNAYPLFEYPPYDLALTSKMVDVVKYEKLDLLHVHYAIPHATSAVLARQILEKQGIYVPVITTLHGTDITIVGQDPSFSPVVTYSINESDGVTAVSDYLRCETLTHFEVTRPIEVIPNFVNTQRFRRLNKLHFKQALCPQGEKVIVHVSNFRPVKRVPEVVRVFHRLRQEGVAVKLLLVGDGPDRVPTEHLARELGVYEDVRFLGKQDPVEEILSIADVFLMPSGSETFGLAALEAMACGVPVVASHIGGLPELIVDGETGFLCPLGDLDAFTDRTRRILTDNGLWERMSKAARQRAVEHFDTERIVPRYEAYYEQVLAQTAPRMV is encoded by the coding sequence ATGCGTATTGGAATCTCTTGCTATCCGGTATATGGCGGCAGTGGCGTGGTAGCCACCGAGCTGGGCAAGGCCCTGGCAGCTCGCGGCCATCAAATCCACTTTATTGCATACTCTATGCCGTTTCGACTCTCCCACATTACTGAACGAATCTACTTTCATGAAGTGAACGTCAACGCCTATCCCCTCTTCGAGTATCCTCCCTATGATCTGGCCCTGACCAGCAAAATGGTGGACGTGGTCAAGTATGAAAAACTGGATCTGCTGCATGTGCATTACGCCATTCCGCATGCCACCAGCGCGGTGCTGGCCCGCCAGATTCTGGAAAAACAGGGCATCTACGTGCCGGTAATCACAACGCTACACGGCACCGACATTACGATCGTAGGTCAGGACCCATCGTTCAGTCCGGTGGTCACGTATTCGATCAATGAATCGGACGGAGTTACGGCCGTCTCCGACTACCTGCGTTGCGAAACGCTCACGCACTTTGAAGTTACCCGTCCTATTGAAGTGATCCCCAACTTCGTAAACACGCAGCGTTTTCGTCGGCTGAATAAGCTGCACTTCAAGCAGGCGCTGTGCCCCCAGGGCGAAAAGGTGATCGTGCATGTGTCGAACTTCCGTCCTGTCAAGCGCGTGCCTGAAGTCGTACGCGTATTTCATCGGCTCCGCCAGGAAGGCGTCGCGGTCAAGCTGCTGCTGGTGGGCGACGGCCCCGACCGGGTGCCCACCGAACACCTGGCTCGCGAGCTGGGCGTCTATGAGGACGTGCGTTTCCTGGGCAAACAGGACCCGGTCGAAGAGATTCTCTCGATTGCGGATGTTTTCCTTATGCCCAGTGGCTCTGAAACATTTGGGCTGGCCGCACTTGAGGCAATGGCATGTGGCGTGCCCGTTGTAGCCAGCCATATCGGCGGCCTACCGGAACTGATCGTGGACGGTGAAACAGGCTTTCTGTGCCCACTCGGCGACCTGGACGCCTTCACCGACCGAACCCGCCGCATTCTAACCGACAATGGGCTCTGGGAACGCATGAGTAAGGCAGCCCGCCAGCGGGCCGTGGAACATTTCGACACGGAACGCATCGTTCCCCGCTACGAAGCCTACTACGAGCAGGTATTAGCACAGACCGCACCCCGGATGGTCTGA
- a CDS encoding MBL fold metallo-hydrolase, with protein MKIHRFTFNSFQTNCYICHDGDEAVLVDPACHTPAEQQAVVDYLERHGLRLRHLLLTHAHLDHIFGCRFFSEYAGKGFWMHRADVPLLEQADVQGQFFGVPIDPPPAPEGFLDEGDTITFGQTTWKVLHTPGHSPGSISFYDEQHRLVIVGDVLFQGSIGRTDLPGGSLPVLMQSIFQKLLPLGDETRVYPGHGPETTIGQERQHNPFLTGAFPW; from the coding sequence ATGAAGATTCATCGGTTCACCTTCAATTCCTTTCAGACGAACTGCTATATCTGCCACGATGGAGACGAGGCCGTGCTGGTTGACCCTGCCTGCCACACGCCAGCCGAGCAGCAGGCCGTAGTTGATTACCTGGAGCGTCATGGGTTGCGCTTGCGTCATTTGCTCCTGACGCACGCCCATCTCGACCACATCTTCGGGTGTCGGTTTTTTAGCGAGTATGCCGGTAAGGGGTTCTGGATGCATCGGGCAGATGTCCCCCTGCTTGAGCAGGCCGATGTGCAGGGGCAGTTCTTTGGCGTACCGATCGACCCGCCTCCCGCTCCGGAGGGCTTCTTAGATGAGGGGGATACGATTACGTTTGGCCAGACTACGTGGAAAGTACTGCATACGCCGGGGCATTCGCCGGGGTCTATTAGCTTTTATGATGAGCAGCATCGGCTGGTTATTGTAGGCGACGTACTCTTTCAGGGATCAATTGGCCGGACCGATCTGCCCGGGGGCAGCCTTCCTGTGCTTATGCAGTCGATCTTTCAAAAGTTACTTCCCCTGGGCGACGAGACGCGCGTTTATCCAGGACATGGCCCCGAAACCACCATCGGTCAGGAGCGGCAGCACAATCCATTCCTGACCGGTGCCTTTCCGTGGTAG
- a CDS encoding metallophosphoesterase, with the protein MGRFVLFSVGLVLVTLAIDGYVYLHWRRFAQSRPALRWTLTLYRLLLWIMPLALPGYFLLFRWWEVEPKLARALFFGSWAFYYVPKVPIALVLLVKDGMQQLVRLAMRLRSRPAPLESSTTQTNTARRMSRAEFLQKLGWSAAALPFLAVGNGVLRTRYDFTVHRVSLPVPDLPRALEGLTIGQISDLHAGSFFDDRPAHEAVDLLLALKPDLIVITGDYVNHEADELPLILPALQKLKAELGVWGCLGNHDHYAHTPDVVRRLHEQTPLRLLINAHHTFRIDGARLHLIGTDNTGFRQRFADLPRALAGLEADPNGEEFRLLLAHDPSFWDLEVRPGYPDIDLMLCGHTHGGQIGIELGPLRWGLARLVYERWAGLYVEPAPTPRGRQYLYVNRGVGTVGPPLRLGIRPEITLLTLHRA; encoded by the coding sequence ATGGGGCGGTTTGTGCTATTTTCGGTCGGGCTTGTACTGGTGACGCTGGCCATCGACGGCTACGTCTATCTGCACTGGCGTCGCTTTGCTCAGTCCCGACCGGCATTGCGCTGGACGCTTACCCTCTACCGGCTGCTGCTATGGATCATGCCGCTGGCGCTACCGGGCTATTTTCTCCTGTTCCGCTGGTGGGAAGTCGAACCTAAGCTGGCCCGCGCGCTATTTTTCGGGAGCTGGGCTTTCTACTACGTGCCCAAGGTGCCCATCGCGCTGGTGTTGCTGGTCAAAGACGGCATGCAGCAGCTCGTGCGGTTGGCGATGCGGCTGCGTTCACGTCCAGCCCCCCTGGAGTCTTCTACAACCCAGACCAATACAGCCCGCCGCATGAGTCGCGCCGAATTTCTGCAAAAACTGGGATGGTCAGCCGCTGCCTTACCGTTTCTGGCGGTCGGAAACGGCGTGCTGCGCACGCGCTATGACTTCACCGTACATCGCGTGTCCCTACCGGTCCCCGACCTGCCCCGGGCCCTTGAAGGCCTGACCATTGGCCAGATCTCGGACCTGCACGCCGGTTCTTTTTTTGACGACCGCCCTGCTCATGAGGCAGTCGACCTGCTGCTGGCGCTCAAACCCGACCTGATTGTCATTACAGGCGACTATGTCAACCACGAGGCGGACGAGCTTCCCCTGATCCTGCCGGCGCTTCAGAAGCTGAAGGCCGAACTAGGGGTCTGGGGATGTCTGGGCAACCACGATCATTACGCCCACACGCCTGACGTAGTACGCCGGCTTCATGAACAAACGCCCCTGCGGCTATTAATCAATGCGCACCACACGTTCCGCATCGACGGCGCCCGTCTTCATCTGATCGGTACCGACAACACCGGCTTTCGCCAGCGCTTTGCCGACCTGCCTCGAGCGCTGGCCGGCCTTGAAGCCGACCCCAACGGCGAAGAATTCCGGTTGCTCCTGGCACATGACCCTTCCTTCTGGGACCTTGAAGTGCGTCCGGGGTATCCTGACATCGACCTGATGCTCTGTGGCCACACGCACGGAGGCCAGATCGGCATTGAACTGGGTCCGCTACGCTGGGGACTGGCGCGCCTGGTCTATGAACGCTGGGCCGGCCTCTACGTGGAACCGGCTCCTACCCCTCGAGGTCGTCAATACCTGTACGTCAACCGCGGTGTGGGAACCGTCGGCCCTCCGCTTCGACTGGGCATTCGTCCAGAAATCACGCTCCTTACGCTGCACCGCGCCTGA
- a CDS encoding LptF/LptG family permease — protein sequence MKHLHRMTLSMLPGPFLGWFGTLMFLLVMQFLIKYLPDLVGKGLPLGIILELISYNLAYMVVLAVPMATLIAMIMTFGRLAESNAYQVIKSAGISLLQLTWPLLIVGALLTGAMMYFNNLILPEANHRARNLWIDIQRKKPGFQLQPGVFYDGIEGYSILVQHRDPETDSLRDITIYDYRYSGEHAVLKARRGLLQPIAGGRFIDLILEDGEFHRLRRLEGQERYERLAFARYRLRLDLSDFVFTRSQEEGYRTDRTTPTPQMLALVDSMEAEVQRNRQRIRQLLLGVLHPTAQRTAAKTPAFQAAADDMLLSRPVLQGLPDTRRSMLYELALQQSRRLQTQIEELQRTVQWTKRRADRYRVEIHKKFSIAVACLIFVLIGMPLGLSVRRGGLGLAGGLALGIFLFYWITLVQGEKLADRGYLAPWLGMWLPNLVMGLIGLVLVTYVSFDLRVTRPLVWLTQKLHALRDAVSRPYAYR from the coding sequence ATGAAACACCTGCACCGCATGACGCTCAGCATGCTGCCCGGCCCCTTCCTGGGCTGGTTTGGCACGCTGATGTTTTTGCTCGTCATGCAGTTCCTCATCAAGTACCTGCCCGACCTGGTGGGCAAAGGACTGCCGCTGGGTATTATTCTGGAGCTCATCAGCTACAACCTGGCCTACATGGTCGTGCTTGCCGTCCCCATGGCCACGCTGATTGCCATGATCATGACGTTTGGACGGCTGGCCGAATCGAATGCCTATCAGGTTATCAAAAGCGCAGGGATCTCGCTGCTGCAACTGACCTGGCCTTTGCTAATCGTGGGTGCGTTGCTGACCGGCGCCATGATGTACTTCAACAATCTGATTCTACCCGAAGCCAACCACCGCGCTCGCAACCTGTGGATCGACATCCAGCGCAAAAAACCGGGCTTTCAGTTACAACCCGGCGTATTCTATGACGGAATCGAGGGCTACAGCATCCTTGTCCAGCACCGCGATCCTGAGACCGACTCGCTCCGTGATATCACCATTTATGACTATCGCTACAGCGGGGAACACGCTGTCCTGAAAGCCCGGCGCGGCCTGCTGCAACCTATCGCTGGCGGCCGTTTTATCGATCTCATTCTGGAAGATGGGGAGTTTCACCGGTTGCGCCGTCTTGAAGGACAGGAGCGCTACGAGCGTCTGGCGTTTGCGCGCTACCGGCTGCGCCTGGATCTGTCGGACTTTGTGTTTACGCGAAGCCAGGAAGAAGGATATCGCACCGACCGCACCACGCCCACACCACAAATGCTAGCGCTGGTCGACTCCATGGAAGCGGAAGTGCAACGCAACCGGCAGCGCATTCGCCAGCTTCTACTGGGCGTGCTGCATCCCACAGCGCAGCGCACTGCGGCAAAGACGCCCGCTTTCCAGGCAGCCGCAGATGACATGCTGCTTTCCCGCCCAGTCCTGCAAGGGCTTCCCGACACCCGGCGCAGTATGCTCTACGAACTGGCGCTCCAGCAGAGCCGCCGACTCCAGACGCAGATTGAAGAACTACAACGAACAGTTCAGTGGACAAAGCGACGGGCGGATCGCTACCGCGTCGAGATCCACAAGAAATTCTCCATCGCAGTTGCCTGCCTGATCTTCGTACTTATCGGCATGCCGCTCGGTCTGAGCGTGCGCCGCGGAGGACTGGGGCTGGCTGGCGGGCTGGCCCTGGGCATCTTTTTGTTTTACTGGATCACGCTGGTACAGGGCGAAAAACTGGCTGATCGCGGCTACCTGGCTCCCTGGCTTGGCATGTGGCTTCCTAATCTGGTCATGGGGCTGATCGGGTTGGTGCTGGTCACCTATGTTTCGTTTGACCTGCGCGTGACGCGCCCGCTGGTGTGGCTAACCCAAAAACTGCACGCATTGCGTGATGCTGTATCTCGTCCCTACGCCTATCGGTAA
- the rsmI gene encoding 16S rRNA (cytidine(1402)-2'-O)-methyltransferase produces the protein MLYLVPTPIGNLEDLTLRALRILREVDLIACEDTRTSAKLLRHYGITTPTTSYHAHNEARKAAQLVARMEAGARVALITDAGTPGISDPGFRLVRACLQRRIPVIALPGPTAFVPALAASGLPTDRFVFEGFLPTKKGRQKRLAELATEPRTMVLYEAPHRLVRTLGDLAQALGDERPAVVARELTKTFEAFARGTLRTLHAYYAAQPRVRGEIVLIVAGTTYRPDPDWPREQALIMSSYVSETRS, from the coding sequence ATGCTGTATCTCGTCCCTACGCCTATCGGTAACCTGGAAGACCTTACGCTGCGCGCCTTGCGGATCCTGCGTGAAGTAGATCTGATAGCCTGTGAGGACACGCGCACCTCGGCTAAGCTGCTCCGCCACTACGGTATCACCACCCCCACCACCAGCTATCATGCCCACAATGAAGCCCGCAAAGCCGCACAACTGGTGGCCCGCATGGAAGCGGGCGCACGCGTCGCTCTGATTACCGATGCCGGCACACCTGGCATCAGTGATCCTGGCTTCCGTTTAGTACGCGCTTGCCTGCAGCGACGTATTCCCGTGATAGCCCTTCCAGGTCCCACTGCGTTCGTGCCGGCGCTGGCTGCCAGTGGCCTTCCCACCGATCGATTTGTATTCGAAGGCTTCCTCCCCACCAAAAAAGGTCGCCAAAAACGCCTGGCCGAACTGGCAACCGAACCCCGCACGATGGTGCTGTACGAAGCGCCGCATCGGCTGGTCCGTACGCTTGGCGATCTGGCGCAGGCGCTGGGCGACGAACGACCGGCTGTCGTCGCCCGAGAGCTGACCAAAACATTTGAAGCGTTTGCCCGGGGCACACTGCGCACGCTCCATGCATACTATGCAGCCCAGCCGCGCGTGCGCGGTGAGATCGTACTCATTGTGGCTGGTACCACCTACCGTCCCGATCCTGACTGGCCACGTGAACAGGCTCTCATTATGTCATCATACGTTTCAGAAACACGCTCATGA